The following are from one region of the Girardinichthys multiradiatus isolate DD_20200921_A chromosome 9, DD_fGirMul_XY1, whole genome shotgun sequence genome:
- the nexn gene encoding nexilin isoform X1, which translates to MTEVAQVAAVEAHDVKDDANDEHSMSTEEDSEEEMRQDENDETISDAEERSEKTPQSRVNDKTSEEAETTQLNGVENKRSEKNGTVNGVSDNKDQLQETDDTENMSALAFKKERLLRSRKSVARSYVPKANKDKGDVTSKFEAMQKAREARSRQRNREEQQKRKDQYMKEREWNRRKQQIKELLASSDEEEEVKPNKVEKSYVPKITGSVKGKFAEMEKQRQEEERKRMEEERKKREAQDNMEKAKIKKELAQKAAEEGDDTILIRVVPAKPSRPPGKIKMNFEDIEKSREEELRKKVEEEKKRRYDENRRSFRESKRRSVVQQDEEEKPSEKVSVTPGKLKLTFEELEKERQEQRRKQAEEEAKQRLLEEKKAFQEAKQGMEEEEDISQEDQEDKEELRPGKLRLSFEELERQRVEEERKKAEEEAKRRMEDERRAFAEARKSMLIDEDDEVLMALLNLEGSKPGKICVSFEDLERQRREEEQRKAEEEAKRRLEEEKRLFAEARKSMVLEDDEVMVKSESQEALHPRKLEINFEELLKEKEEAERRRKAEERKQKLEQEKEAFEQLRKEMGEEEINESSDVISKEYEELIKLKRTGSIQAKNLKSKFEKIKQLTEEEIQKKIEMERERRKAIDDEIKQREAERAHEDEEEEEERETTPVRSGDSPFKQKVDMRARFEQMAKAREEEERRRIEEQKLQRMQFEQQEIDAALQKKKEDDGEDEGSIINGSAAYEDEEDHARCGAPWFKKALKNQSVVDSEPVRFTVKITGEPKPEVTWWFEGEMLQDCEDYQYIERGETYCLYLPETFPEDEGEYMCKAVNSRGTAASTCILTIESKTTLV; encoded by the exons ATGACTGAGGTGGCACAGGTTGCGGCTGTTGAAGCTCATGATGTTAAAGATGATGCAAACGACGAGCACAGCATGAGCACCGAAGAAGACTCCGAAGAGGAAATGAGACAGGATGAAAATGATGAGACGATCAGTGATGCTGAGGAGAGAAGTGAGAAGACACCGCAGAGCAGAGTAAATGATAAAACAAGTGAGGAGGCTGAGACAACACAACTGAATGGTGTGGAAAACAAACGAAGTGAGAAAAACGGCACTGTTAATGGTGTCTCGGACAATAAGGACCAACTGCAGGAAACAGATGACACAGAGAACATGTCTGCTCTGGCTTTTaagaaagag AGGCTCCTGAGGTCCAGAAAGTCAGTGGCGAGAAGTTACGTGCCCAAGGCGAACAAAGATAAAGGAGATGTGACGAGCAAGTTTGAGGCCATGCAGAAAGCCAGAGAGGCGCGCAGCCGGCAGAGGAACAGGGAGGAACAACAGAAGAGGAAGGATCAATACATGAAGGAGAGGGAGTGGAACCGCAGGAAGCAGCAG ATAAAAGAATTACTTGCTTCCAgtgatgaggaagaggaggtgaaACCAAATAAGGTGGAAAAGTCCTACGTGCCCAAAATCACAG GTAGTGTGAAGGGGAAGTTTGCAGAAATGGAGAAACAAAGACAAGAAGAGGAGAGAaagaggatggaggaggagaggaagaagagagaggCCCAGGACAACATGGAGAAAGCCAAAATCAAGAAAGAATTGGCTCAGAAAGCTGCTGAG GAAGGAGATGACACTATCCTGATACGTGTGGTTCCAGCGAAGCCTTCAAGACCTCCGGGCAAAATCAAGATGAACTTTGAGGACATCGAGAAAAGCAGAGAGGAGGAGCTGAGGAAAAAGgtagaggaggagaagaagagacGATATGATGAAAACAGACGCTCCTTTAGGGAATCCAAGCGGCGCTCTGTTGTTCAACAG GATGAAGAGGAAAAACCATCAGAGAAGGTGTCGGTGACTCCTGGAAAGCTGAAGCTGACATTTGAGGAGCTGGAAAAGGAAAGGCAGGAGCAGCGGAGGAAGCAAGCTGAGGAAGAAGCCAAACAACGCCTGCTGGAGGAGAAGAAGGCTTTTCAGGAGGCCAAACAGGGAATG gaagaagaggaggacatCAGTCAGGAGGATCAGGAAGACAAAGAAGAGCTTCGTCCCGGAAAACTGAGGCTGAGCTttgaggagctggagagacAAAGGGTTGAAGAGGAGCGCAAGAAAGCAGAGGAGGAAGCCAAGAGACGCATGGAGGATGAGAGAAGAGCTTTTGCTGAAGCAAGGAAAAGCATG CTCAtagatgaagatgatgaagtACTGATGGCATTGCTGAACCTGGAGGGCAGCAAGCCTGGAAAAATCTGTGTAAGTTTCGAGGATCTAGAGCGGCAGAGACGTGAAGAAGAGCAGAGGAAAGCAGAGGAGGAAGCCAAGAGGAGACTGGAAGAGGAGAAGAGGCTTTTTGCTGAGGCTCGCAAGAGCATG GTGCTGGAAGATGATGAGGTGATGGTGAAGAGTGAGTCTCAGGAGGCTCTGCACCCCAGAAAATTGGAAATCAACTTTGAGGAGCTCCTAAAAGAAAAGGAGGAGGCTGAGAGGAGACGCAAAGCCGAGGAGCGCAAACAGAAACTGGAGCAGGAAAAGGAGGCATTTGAGCAGCTTAGAAAAGAGATGGGAGAG GAGGAAATAAATGAAAGCTCAGATGTCATAAGCAAAGAATACGAAGAGCTGATAAAGCTTAAGAGAACTGGATCCATTCAGGCAAAAAATCTCAAGTCCAAATTTGAGAAAATCAAGCAGCTGACGGAGGAGGAGATCCAGAAAAAGATCGAGATGGAAAGAGAGCGGAGAAAGGCCATTGATGATGAAATTAAACAGAGAGAAGCTGAGAGGGCCCATGAG gatgaggaggaggaggaggaaagagAAACAACTCCAGTTAGATCAGGTGACTCACCGTTCAAACAGAAGGTGGACATGCGGGCCCGATTTGAACAAATGGCCAAAGCCAGAGAGGAAGAGGAACGAAGGAGGATAGAGGAGCAGAAGCTGCAGAGGATGCAGTTTGAACAGCAAGAGATTGATGCTGCCCTGCAAAAA AAGAAGGAGGATGATGGAGAGGATGAAGGCAGCATCATCAACGGGTCTGCAGCctatgaagatgaagaagatcacgcgAGGTGTGGGGCACCGTGGTTTAAAAAGGCCCTCAAAAACCAGTCAGTGGTGGATTCTGAGCCTGTTCGGTTCACTGTTAAGATCACTGGGGAGCCAAAGCCAGAGGTCACCTGGTGGTTTGAGGGAGAGATGCTCCAGGACTGTGAGGACTATCAGTATATTGAAAGAGGAGAGACGTACTGCCTCTACCTGCCGGAGACCTTCCCGGAGGACGAGGGGGAGTACATGTGCAAGGCTGTGAACAGCAGGGGCACAGCAGCTAGTACCTGCATCCTTACAATAGAAAGTAAGACCACTCTGGTGTGA
- the nexn gene encoding nexilin isoform X2, whose amino-acid sequence MTEVAQVAAVEAHDVKDDANDEHSMSTEEDSEEEMRQDENDETISDAEERSEKTPQSRVNDKTSEEAETTQLNGVENKRSEKNGTVNGVSDNKDQLQETDDTENMSALAFKKERLLRSRKSVARSYVPKANKDKGDVTSKFEAMQKAREARSRQRNREEQQKRKDQYMKEREWNRRKQQIKELLASSDEEEEVKPNKVEKSYVPKITGSVKGKFAEMEKQRQEEERKRMEEERKKREAQDNMEKAKIKKELAQKAAEEGDDTILIRVVPAKPSRPPGKIKMNFEDIEKSREEELRKKVEEEKKRRYDENRRSFRESKRRSVVQQDEEEKPSEKVSVTPGKLKLTFEELEKERQEQRRKQAEEEAKQRLLEEKKAFQEAKQGMEEEEDISQEDQEDKEELRPGKLRLSFEELERQRVEEERKKAEEEAKRRMEDERRAFAEARKSMLIDEDDEVLMALLNLEGSKPGKICVSFEDLERQRREEEQRKAEEEAKRRLEEEKRLFAEARKSMVLEDDEVMVKSESQEALHPRKLEINFEELLKEKEEAERRRKAEERKQKLEQEKEAFEQLRKEMGEEEINESSDVISKEYEELIKLKRTGSIQAKNLKSKFEKIKQLTEEEIQKKIEMERERRKAIDDEIKQREAERAHEDEEEEEERETTPVRSGDSPFKQKVDMRARFEQMAKAREEEERRRIEEQKLQRMQFEQQEIDAALQKKKEDDGEDEGSIINGSAAYEDEEDHARCGAPWFKKALKNQSVVDSEPVRFTVKITGEPKPEVTWWFEGEMLQDCEDYQYIERGETYCLYLPETFPEDEGEYMCKAVNSRGTAASTCILTIETYDY is encoded by the exons ATGACTGAGGTGGCACAGGTTGCGGCTGTTGAAGCTCATGATGTTAAAGATGATGCAAACGACGAGCACAGCATGAGCACCGAAGAAGACTCCGAAGAGGAAATGAGACAGGATGAAAATGATGAGACGATCAGTGATGCTGAGGAGAGAAGTGAGAAGACACCGCAGAGCAGAGTAAATGATAAAACAAGTGAGGAGGCTGAGACAACACAACTGAATGGTGTGGAAAACAAACGAAGTGAGAAAAACGGCACTGTTAATGGTGTCTCGGACAATAAGGACCAACTGCAGGAAACAGATGACACAGAGAACATGTCTGCTCTGGCTTTTaagaaagag AGGCTCCTGAGGTCCAGAAAGTCAGTGGCGAGAAGTTACGTGCCCAAGGCGAACAAAGATAAAGGAGATGTGACGAGCAAGTTTGAGGCCATGCAGAAAGCCAGAGAGGCGCGCAGCCGGCAGAGGAACAGGGAGGAACAACAGAAGAGGAAGGATCAATACATGAAGGAGAGGGAGTGGAACCGCAGGAAGCAGCAG ATAAAAGAATTACTTGCTTCCAgtgatgaggaagaggaggtgaaACCAAATAAGGTGGAAAAGTCCTACGTGCCCAAAATCACAG GTAGTGTGAAGGGGAAGTTTGCAGAAATGGAGAAACAAAGACAAGAAGAGGAGAGAaagaggatggaggaggagaggaagaagagagaggCCCAGGACAACATGGAGAAAGCCAAAATCAAGAAAGAATTGGCTCAGAAAGCTGCTGAG GAAGGAGATGACACTATCCTGATACGTGTGGTTCCAGCGAAGCCTTCAAGACCTCCGGGCAAAATCAAGATGAACTTTGAGGACATCGAGAAAAGCAGAGAGGAGGAGCTGAGGAAAAAGgtagaggaggagaagaagagacGATATGATGAAAACAGACGCTCCTTTAGGGAATCCAAGCGGCGCTCTGTTGTTCAACAG GATGAAGAGGAAAAACCATCAGAGAAGGTGTCGGTGACTCCTGGAAAGCTGAAGCTGACATTTGAGGAGCTGGAAAAGGAAAGGCAGGAGCAGCGGAGGAAGCAAGCTGAGGAAGAAGCCAAACAACGCCTGCTGGAGGAGAAGAAGGCTTTTCAGGAGGCCAAACAGGGAATG gaagaagaggaggacatCAGTCAGGAGGATCAGGAAGACAAAGAAGAGCTTCGTCCCGGAAAACTGAGGCTGAGCTttgaggagctggagagacAAAGGGTTGAAGAGGAGCGCAAGAAAGCAGAGGAGGAAGCCAAGAGACGCATGGAGGATGAGAGAAGAGCTTTTGCTGAAGCAAGGAAAAGCATG CTCAtagatgaagatgatgaagtACTGATGGCATTGCTGAACCTGGAGGGCAGCAAGCCTGGAAAAATCTGTGTAAGTTTCGAGGATCTAGAGCGGCAGAGACGTGAAGAAGAGCAGAGGAAAGCAGAGGAGGAAGCCAAGAGGAGACTGGAAGAGGAGAAGAGGCTTTTTGCTGAGGCTCGCAAGAGCATG GTGCTGGAAGATGATGAGGTGATGGTGAAGAGTGAGTCTCAGGAGGCTCTGCACCCCAGAAAATTGGAAATCAACTTTGAGGAGCTCCTAAAAGAAAAGGAGGAGGCTGAGAGGAGACGCAAAGCCGAGGAGCGCAAACAGAAACTGGAGCAGGAAAAGGAGGCATTTGAGCAGCTTAGAAAAGAGATGGGAGAG GAGGAAATAAATGAAAGCTCAGATGTCATAAGCAAAGAATACGAAGAGCTGATAAAGCTTAAGAGAACTGGATCCATTCAGGCAAAAAATCTCAAGTCCAAATTTGAGAAAATCAAGCAGCTGACGGAGGAGGAGATCCAGAAAAAGATCGAGATGGAAAGAGAGCGGAGAAAGGCCATTGATGATGAAATTAAACAGAGAGAAGCTGAGAGGGCCCATGAG gatgaggaggaggaggaggaaagagAAACAACTCCAGTTAGATCAGGTGACTCACCGTTCAAACAGAAGGTGGACATGCGGGCCCGATTTGAACAAATGGCCAAAGCCAGAGAGGAAGAGGAACGAAGGAGGATAGAGGAGCAGAAGCTGCAGAGGATGCAGTTTGAACAGCAAGAGATTGATGCTGCCCTGCAAAAA AAGAAGGAGGATGATGGAGAGGATGAAGGCAGCATCATCAACGGGTCTGCAGCctatgaagatgaagaagatcacgcgAGGTGTGGGGCACCGTGGTTTAAAAAGGCCCTCAAAAACCAGTCAGTGGTGGATTCTGAGCCTGTTCGGTTCACTGTTAAGATCACTGGGGAGCCAAAGCCAGAGGTCACCTGGTGGTTTGAGGGAGAGATGCTCCAGGACTGTGAGGACTATCAGTATATTGAAAGAGGAGAGACGTACTGCCTCTACCTGCCGGAGACCTTCCCGGAGGACGAGGGGGAGTACATGTGCAAGGCTGTGAACAGCAGGGGCACAGCAGCTAGTACCTGCATCCTTACAATAGAAA CTTATGACTACTGA